One Glandiceps talaboti chromosome 2, keGlaTala1.1, whole genome shotgun sequence genomic region harbors:
- the LOC144453750 gene encoding adenylosuccinate synthetase isozyme 2-like: MADTMINSNNNYSENCVDHSGQSPKEIKSVPANKVKVVLGCQWGDEGKGKLVDILAQEADVVCRCAGGNNAGHTVVANGQEYDFHLLPSGIIHEKCKSVIGNGVVIHLPGLFDEATRNKIHNWEGRLIISDRAHLVFDLHQQVDGLQERAKGKNSIGTTKKGIGPTYSNKASRSGIRICDLLGDFDLFSDKLRNLINTYKKVFPELDVDVNKELSKYKEYAESIRPMVADTVHYMYEALEDPSKNIIVEGANATMLDIDFGTYPYVTSSSCAVGGVCTGLGIPPSKVGEVYGVFKAYITRVGEGILPTEQDNEIGHTLQERGHEFGTTTKRRRRCGWLDILVFRYSHMLNGYTALCMTKLDVMDTLPEVKIGVGYKYEGKLLDSFPANQEILKSIEVEYITLPGWQTSTENARKFSDLPQNAQLYVNKVQELLGVPIKWIGVGKSRDSMIQMF, from the exons ATGGCTGACACGATGATCAACAGCAACAATAATTACTCCGAAAATTGTGTCGACCATTCAGGTCAATCACCGAAGGAAATCAAATCAGTTCCCGCGAACAAGGTTAAAGTGGTTCTTGGGTGCCAGTGGGGTGACGAAGGAAAGGGTAAACTGGTGGATATCCTTGCTCAAGAAGCAGATGTAGTTTGCCGGTGTGCG GGAGGTAACAATGCTGGACATACCGTTGTTGCCAATGGCCAGGAATATGACTTCCATTTATTGCCTAGTGGTATTATCCATGAAAAATGCAAAAGTGTCATTG GCAACGGTGTCGTGATCCACCTTCCTGGTCTGTTTGATGAAGCTACcagaaataaaatacacaattggGAAGGCCGTCTTATAATTTCTGACCGAGCTCATTTAG TGTTTGACTTGCATCAACAAGTTGATGGGCTGCAAGAGAGAGCCAAAGGAAAAAATAG TATTGGAACTACGAAGAAGGGAATTGGACCCACCTATTCAAACAAAGCAAGCAGAAGTGGTATCAGAATATGTGATTTGTTGGGAgactttgatttattttcagaCAA ACTTCGTAATTTAATCAATACATACAAGAAGGTCTTTCCTGAACTGGATGTAGATGTTAATAAAGAACTAAGCAAATATAAG GAATATGCAGAGAGTATACGACCCATGGTGGCAGACACCGTTCACTATATGTACGAAGCTTTAGAAGATCCAAGTAAAAATatcatcgttgagggcgctaatgCAACCATGTTGGATATTGACTTTG GTACCTATCCATATGTGACATCATCTAGCTGTGCTGTGGGTGGAGTTTGTACGGGTCTTGGCATCCCACCATCCAAGGTTGGAGAAGTCTATGGTGTTTTCAAAGCTTACATCACTAGGGTAGGAGAAGGTATCCTACCCACGGAACAAGATAAT GAAATTGGACATACCTTGCAGGAAAGAGGTCACGAGTTTGGCACGACAACTAAGCGTAGAAGGCGCTGTGGTTGGTTGGATATCCTGGTGTTCAGATACTCGCACATGCTGAATGGTTACACTGC ACTCTGTATGACTAAATTAGATGTGATGGATACTCTACCAGAGGTGAAAATAGGTGTCGGTTACAAATACGAAGGAAAATTACTGGATTCATTCCCAG CTAACCAAGAGATTCTCAAGTCGATTGAAGTGGAATACATAACCTTACCTGGATGGCAGACAAGTACAGAGAATGCCAGGAAATTCTCAGATCTTCCACAGAATGCACAGCTGTATGTTAACAAGGTGCAGGAACTTCTTGGCGTGCCTA TAAAATGGATTGGAGTTGGGAAATCAAGAGATTCAATGATTCAGATGTTTTAG